In one Oryza glaberrima chromosome 2, OglaRS2, whole genome shotgun sequence genomic region, the following are encoded:
- the LOC127764637 gene encoding 60S ribosomal protein L35a-1, producing MVKGRTGQRVRLYVRGTILGYKRSKSNQYENTSLVQIEGVNTKEEVAWYCGKRMAYVYKAKTKSGGTNYRCIWGKVTRPHGNSGVVRAKFKSNLPPASMGRKVRVFMYPSSI from the exons atgGTGAAGGGACGCACCGGGCAGCGCGTGCGGCTCTACGTCCGCGGCACCATCCTCGGATACAAGAG GTCGAAGTCGAACCAGTACGAGAACACGTCGCTGGTGCAGATCGAGGGGGTGAACACCAAGGAGGAGGTGGCGTGGTACTGCGGGAAGAGGATGGCGTACGTGTACAAGGCCAAGACCAAGAGTGGCGGCACGAACTACCGCTGCATCTGGGGCAAGGTCACCCGCCCCCATGGCAACTCCGGCGTCGTCCGCGCCAAGTTCAAGTCCAACCTGCCCCCCGCTTCCATG GGGCGCAAGGTCAGAGTCTTCATGTACCCGAGCAGCATCTAA
- the LOC127764348 gene encoding uncharacterized protein LOC127764348 has product MAANFSACLVPVAVLALFYLVIFPNDLSQLKSALAPCDAASKSVAAAAAAADDDVDFRMFFGILTRPDFYERRALLRMAYALQPPPRRAAIDVRFVMCSLDKEEDAVLVALEIITHGDILVLNCTENMNDGKTYDYFSALPRLFPAGYYDFAGKIDDDTYYRLGALADTLRRKPRRDMYHGFLNPCHIDPAWQYMSGMGYIVSWDVAEWIAASPELRGREIGYEDDVFGRWLRGAGKGKNRFGEEPRMYDYLDREMYGADVNCFRHELIADTVAVHKLKDRLKWARTLRFFNATDGLKPSKMYHVDLTPRI; this is encoded by the coding sequence ATGGCGGCGAACTTCTCTGCCTGCctcgtccccgtcgccgtcctcgcgcTCTTCTACCTGGTCATCTTCCCCAACGACTTGAGCCAGCTCAAGTCGGCGCTTGCCCCATGCGACGCCGCCAGCAAgagcgtcgcggcggcggcggcggcggcggacgacgacgtcgacttCCGCATGTTCTTCGGCATCCTCACCCGCCCCGACTTCTACGAGCGGCGCGCGCTGCTCCGCATGGCGTACgcgctccagccgccgccgcggcgcgccgccatCGACGTCCGCTTCGTGATGTGCAGCCTGgacaaggaggaggacgccgtgCTGGTGGCGCTGGAGATCATCACCCACGGCGACATCCTCGTGCTCAACTGCACCGAGAACATGAACGACGGCAAGACGTACGACTACTTCTCGGCCCTCCCGCGCCTGTTCCCCGCCGGCTACTACGACTTCGCCGGCAAGATCGACGACGACACGTACTACCGCCTGGGCGCGCTCGCCGACACGCTGCGCCGCAAGCCGCGCCGCGACATGTACCACGGGTTCCTGAACCCGTGCCACATCGACCCGGCGTGGCAGTACATGTCCGGGATGGGGTACATCGTGTCGTGGGACGTGGCGGAGTGGATCGCGGCGTCGCCGGAGCTGCGGGGCCGGGAGATCGGGTACGAGGACGACGTGTTCGGCCGGTGGTTGCGCGGGGCAGGCAAGGGGAAGAACAGGTTCGGCGAGGAGCCGCGGATGTACGACTACCTGGACAGGGAGATGTACGGCGCCGACGTCAACTGCTTCCGCCACGAGCTCATCGCCGACACGGTGGCCGTGCACAAGCTCAAGGACCGCCTCAAGTGGGCGCGCACGCTCCGCTTCTTCAACGCCACCGATGGGCTCAAGCCTTCCAAGATGTACCATGTAGATCTCACACCTAGGATCTAA